One part of the Paraglaciecola sp. L3A3 genome encodes these proteins:
- the corA gene encoding magnesium/cobalt transporter CorA, with amino-acid sequence MKVTSKAPKNKHLAFGGARSVVNSVIPEHKSSLDVSRLSLADKNNHRTTPGELPGIEHIAATLVPPKPGTVIITYIDYSATRVETGEVTNLDEFLEKPLPEWVSVRWLNISKTDPYVINLFQHHFAFHTLIAEDVLHIPQRPRIEFFDDHLFVVLRMLKLVTPQDDETLDNPQLDIEQVSLFLYDKVLITFQESPGDVWQPIRNRLQTENRRIRKKDSGYLLYALLDALVDNCFPVLEQYGDILEELELITLENPSPAVLHRIHTMKRELAMLRRIVWPTREVIDQLYREEGGRIEDTTRPYLRDVYEHTIQIVEIIESHREMASGLTDLYMSAVSNRMNEIMKVLTIMASVFIPLTFITGVYGMNFQFMPELSWTWAYPAVWGSFIILIAGMLLYFKYKGWFANN; translated from the coding sequence ATGAAAGTCACTAGCAAGGCACCTAAAAATAAACATCTGGCATTTGGGGGGGCCCGTTCTGTAGTGAATAGCGTAATACCAGAACATAAATCGTCATTGGATGTCTCTAGGTTAAGTTTAGCCGATAAAAACAATCACCGTACTACACCGGGGGAATTACCAGGTATTGAACATATCGCAGCGACCCTAGTACCGCCTAAACCCGGAACTGTGATTATCACTTATATCGATTATTCAGCCACAAGAGTTGAAACAGGAGAGGTGACTAATCTCGATGAATTTCTCGAAAAGCCACTTCCAGAGTGGGTTTCGGTCAGATGGTTAAATATCAGCAAAACGGATCCTTATGTCATTAACTTATTTCAACATCATTTTGCTTTTCATACCTTAATTGCTGAAGACGTTCTACATATTCCCCAGAGACCCCGCATAGAATTTTTCGATGACCATCTATTTGTTGTATTACGTATGCTTAAACTTGTCACTCCGCAAGATGATGAAACGTTAGACAACCCGCAACTTGATATAGAACAAGTCAGTTTATTTTTATATGACAAAGTACTTATTACCTTTCAAGAAAGTCCAGGAGATGTATGGCAACCTATTCGCAATCGGTTACAAACCGAGAATAGACGGATTCGTAAAAAAGATTCTGGTTATTTGCTATATGCTTTGCTGGATGCCTTAGTTGATAACTGCTTTCCAGTGTTAGAGCAGTATGGAGACATACTAGAAGAGCTGGAACTAATTACATTAGAAAATCCGTCACCAGCAGTGTTACATCGGATTCATACCATGAAACGTGAACTGGCAATGTTGCGACGAATTGTTTGGCCGACTAGAGAGGTTATCGATCAGTTATATCGAGAGGAGGGCGGCAGGATAGAAGATACAACACGGCCGTACCTACGAGATGTTTACGAACATACTATTCAGATTGTTGAAATAATTGAGTCACATCGGGAGATGGCCAGCGGCCTTACTGACCTATACATGTCAGCAGTCTCAAATCGTATGAACGAAATCATGAAAGTGCTCACCATCATGGCGTCGGTATTTATTCCACTCACTTTTATAACCGGCGTGTACGGCATGAATTTCCAGTTTATGCCTGAATTAAGTTGGACTTGGGCTTATCCAGCCGTTTGGGGATCTTTCATCATACTCATTGCTGGCATGTTACTTTATTTTAAGTATAAGGGCTGGTTTGCAAATAATTAA
- the glgP gene encoding alpha-glucan family phosphorylase, which translates to MDKHFPSHSALVNKVPTELDGFETLAELALDLRWSWNHAADNIWRQLDPELWALTHNPWGLLQTVSRDQISKVLADPIFRSQLDELIQTKREAAKRPGWFQQNHNNSELTTVAYFSMEFMLSDSLPIYSGGLGNVAGDQLKAASDLGAPVIGIGLLYQQGYFRQLIDNDGTQQAVYPYNDPGQLPISPLRYPNGEWLRIKLDLPGHPIWLRAWQVQVGRVKLYLLDSNDSANYPPFRAITSELYGGTNEMRLTQELVLGIGGWRLLSALGIEPEVCHLNEGHASFAILERAREYMVKNTLPFATALAATRAGNVFTTHTAVEAGFDRYSPALIEQWLGDYANTQLGISTTELLALGRENPSDSAEAFNMAYLAIRGSGAINGVSALHGKVSRQLFSRLFPRWPIDEVPIEHVTNGVHTPSWDSAGADKLWTKACGKDRWLGTIDNLGKSIRSVSNAELWHFRSAASQTFVTYIREHLGRQLAASGATDEYAAEAEHLFNPKILTLGFARRFATYKRPNLLLHDPARLLRLLTNPERPVQLILAGKAHPADLAGQALIKQWVQFIRQPQVRQHVIFLNDYNMLLSEQMVAGVDVWLNTPQRPWEASGTSGMKVLVNGGLNLSELDGWWAEAYRPDIGWALGDGEEHGDDPTWDAKEAEELYDLLEQEVIPEFYDRDINGIPINWTTRMRQSMARLTPQYSTNRVVREYTEQRYIPAAKTFRARTANKGKLATQIASWQQNIAYKWPGLRVDGITARQEGEQYLFAANLLLNGLTPEDVKVELYANILGSSDVLRYTMQCIKTPDDPMCAFLYRRTIPARQAITEYTLRIIPLNNQISSPLELNYIMWEH; encoded by the coding sequence ATGGACAAACATTTCCCCAGCCATTCTGCGTTAGTGAATAAAGTGCCAACTGAATTAGATGGTTTTGAAACATTGGCTGAGCTCGCGTTAGATCTCCGTTGGTCATGGAATCATGCAGCAGACAATATTTGGCGGCAACTTGACCCTGAACTTTGGGCACTGACTCATAATCCTTGGGGTCTATTACAAACTGTATCTCGTGACCAAATTAGCAAGGTATTAGCAGATCCTATATTTCGTAGCCAACTTGATGAATTGATTCAAACCAAACGTGAAGCTGCAAAAAGACCTGGCTGGTTTCAACAAAACCATAATAATTCTGAGTTAACTACAGTCGCGTATTTTAGTATGGAGTTTATGCTTAGTGATTCTTTACCCATCTACTCTGGAGGACTTGGCAATGTGGCTGGTGACCAACTCAAAGCCGCAAGTGATTTAGGCGCACCAGTGATAGGCATAGGGCTTTTATATCAGCAAGGCTATTTTCGTCAGTTGATCGATAACGATGGCACTCAGCAAGCTGTTTATCCCTACAATGACCCAGGACAATTACCCATCTCACCTTTGCGTTACCCGAATGGAGAATGGTTACGTATTAAGCTAGACCTACCAGGACATCCCATTTGGTTACGAGCATGGCAGGTTCAGGTTGGTCGCGTGAAATTGTACCTGTTAGATAGTAATGATTCGGCCAATTATCCACCTTTTCGGGCTATTACCAGTGAACTATATGGCGGTACAAATGAAATGCGCCTAACCCAAGAACTAGTGCTTGGGATCGGCGGATGGCGTTTGTTAAGTGCACTAGGTATTGAGCCAGAAGTTTGTCATTTGAATGAAGGACATGCCTCTTTTGCTATTCTGGAGCGAGCTCGAGAGTATATGGTAAAAAATACACTACCTTTTGCCACTGCACTTGCTGCCACACGAGCCGGTAATGTCTTTACCACTCATACCGCAGTAGAGGCGGGTTTTGACCGTTATTCACCGGCTTTAATTGAACAGTGGTTGGGTGATTATGCAAATACCCAGTTGGGTATTTCAACAACAGAATTATTAGCGCTAGGACGAGAAAATCCTAGCGACTCAGCCGAAGCTTTTAACATGGCTTATTTGGCGATAAGAGGTAGCGGGGCGATTAATGGGGTAAGTGCATTACATGGCAAAGTCAGTCGACAGTTATTTTCTCGACTATTTCCTCGATGGCCAATAGATGAAGTTCCAATAGAGCATGTTACGAATGGCGTGCATACACCCAGTTGGGATTCTGCCGGTGCCGATAAATTATGGACAAAAGCATGTGGCAAAGATCGTTGGTTAGGTACGATTGATAATCTAGGAAAATCAATTAGATCTGTATCAAATGCAGAACTTTGGCATTTTCGTAGCGCGGCTAGCCAAACTTTTGTTACTTATATCCGAGAACATCTTGGACGGCAACTAGCCGCATCAGGTGCAACAGACGAATATGCGGCCGAAGCGGAACATTTATTTAACCCTAAAATTTTAACCTTAGGTTTTGCAAGGCGATTTGCAACCTACAAACGACCGAATTTATTATTACATGACCCTGCTCGTTTATTGCGGTTATTAACTAATCCAGAACGCCCAGTACAGCTGATTTTAGCAGGTAAGGCACATCCAGCAGATTTGGCTGGGCAGGCATTGATAAAACAATGGGTACAGTTTATACGTCAACCCCAAGTACGCCAGCATGTGATTTTTCTTAACGATTACAACATGTTATTAAGTGAACAAATGGTTGCTGGTGTCGATGTGTGGCTTAATACCCCGCAGCGCCCTTGGGAAGCAAGTGGAACCAGCGGCATGAAAGTATTAGTCAACGGTGGCCTTAACTTGTCCGAACTAGACGGTTGGTGGGCTGAAGCTTATCGACCAGATATTGGTTGGGCGCTAGGTGACGGAGAAGAACACGGCGATGATCCAACTTGGGATGCCAAAGAAGCTGAAGAGCTTTATGATTTACTCGAACAAGAAGTCATTCCTGAATTTTATGACCGAGATATTAACGGTATTCCAATTAATTGGACCACACGTATGCGCCAAAGTATGGCAAGACTCACTCCTCAATATTCCACCAATCGAGTAGTACGTGAATACACAGAACAACGTTATATTCCTGCAGCAAAGACCTTTAGAGCTCGAACAGCCAATAAAGGGAAGTTGGCAACACAAATAGCTAGTTGGCAGCAAAACATTGCATATAAATGGCCCGGATTGAGAGTAGATGGCATTACTGCAAGACAAGAAGGCGAACAATACTTATTTGCCGCAAACCTATTACTAAATGGCCTAACACCAGAGGATGTGAAAGTTGAACTGTATGCAAATATTTTAGGCAGTTCCGATGTATTACGATACACAATGCAATGTATCAAAACTCCTGATGATCCTATGTGTGCTTTTTTGTACCGCAGGACTATTCCTGCACGCCAAGCAATAACCGAATATACACTGCGAATAATTCCTTTAAATAACCAAATCTCATCTCCTTTAGAACTAAATTACATTATGTGGGAGCATTAA
- a CDS encoding c-type cytochrome gives MKMLIVFTCIILISVLGACRYSPDSPIGFSLPKGDLLQGEKVFIHYQCQACHVLDGYEDKALVKEFDTPIPLGGTTSTIKTYAQLVTSVINPSHKLAHRNNSIKEKLTNDDGRSKMRVFNDVMTVQELIDLVTFLQPKYQVKPVNYTTYGVYRML, from the coding sequence ATGAAAATGTTAATAGTGTTTACTTGCATTATTTTGATTTCTGTTCTGGGTGCTTGTCGTTATAGCCCAGATTCGCCAATAGGTTTCAGTTTACCAAAAGGTGACTTATTGCAGGGTGAAAAGGTGTTTATTCATTATCAATGCCAAGCTTGCCATGTTTTAGACGGCTACGAAGATAAGGCATTAGTCAAAGAATTTGATACACCAATTCCTTTAGGAGGCACCACAAGTACAATTAAAACGTATGCTCAATTAGTTACTTCAGTTATCAATCCTTCTCATAAGTTAGCTCATAGAAATAACTCAATTAAAGAAAAATTAACTAACGATGATGGGCGTTCAAAAATGCGGGTTTTTAATGACGTAATGACAGTGCAGGAACTTATTGATTTAGTCACATTTTTACAACCTAAATACCAAGTTAAACCTGTTAATTACACAACATATGGTGTGTATAGAATGTTGTGA
- a CDS encoding 2-hydroxyacid dehydrogenase, with translation MKVGVFSSKSYDREFFSARNRNLGFDLGFLDIALNKETVELARYFDAVSVCVDDLVDSSVLRALKSFDIHHVALRCSGFNNIDLKQAHKLGIGVSRVPNYSAESVAEHTLAIILALNRKLLKAGNRVLDNNFGIEGLLGFNLRNKTVGVVGTGAIGLTLVKILSGFGCKILCYDPVQSADVTALGHNYVSLQELIKESDVISLHCPLTEDSQHMLDHEAIQNMKDKVMIINTSRGGLINTQAIISGLKSKKIGYLGIDVYEMESELANNDLICEKIPLDTYQRLATFPNVLITSHQGFFTSESLVQIADTTLRNLQYYFAGKVCDETFLL, from the coding sequence ATGAAAGTCGGAGTATTTAGCAGTAAATCATATGACCGAGAATTTTTCAGTGCTCGAAATAGGAATTTAGGATTTGACTTAGGTTTTTTGGATATTGCTCTTAATAAAGAAACCGTAGAACTTGCAAGGTACTTTGATGCTGTATCTGTTTGTGTTGATGATTTGGTTGATTCTTCGGTTCTCAGGGCATTGAAATCCTTTGATATACATCATGTTGCATTAAGGTGTTCGGGCTTTAATAACATTGATCTTAAACAGGCACATAAATTAGGCATTGGTGTATCACGTGTTCCTAATTACTCTGCAGAATCAGTGGCTGAACATACACTCGCAATCATATTGGCATTAAATAGAAAACTATTAAAAGCTGGCAACAGAGTACTGGACAATAACTTTGGAATTGAAGGTTTATTGGGATTTAATTTACGTAATAAAACAGTTGGTGTTGTAGGAACAGGAGCCATCGGCCTAACTCTGGTGAAAATTCTATCAGGTTTTGGTTGTAAAATTTTGTGTTACGACCCAGTACAGTCAGCAGATGTGACTGCACTTGGGCATAACTATGTGAGCCTACAAGAGTTGATAAAAGAGTCTGATGTGATCAGCTTACACTGCCCACTGACTGAAGATTCACAACATATGCTTGATCATGAAGCAATACAAAATATGAAAGACAAAGTGATGATAATCAATACGTCTCGCGGTGGTCTGATTAACACTCAAGCTATTATTTCCGGACTGAAGAGTAAAAAAATTGGTTATCTTGGGATCGACGTATATGAAATGGAGTCTGAATTAGCTAATAATGACCTTATTTGTGAAAAAATCCCCTTAGACACTTATCAAAGACTCGCTACTTTTCCAAATGTATTAATCACCTCTCATCAAGGTTTTTTTACATCTGAGTCACTAGTGCAAATTGCCGATACCACACTAAGGAATTTACAATATTACTTTGCAGGAAAAGTCTGTGATGAAACATTTTTGTTGTAA
- a CDS encoding Crp/Fnr family transcriptional regulator — protein sequence MTPQNNKLLNALSTDAQQRIFSHLKLVDLPRGKVIFEANEKLQYVYFPINSIVSLLYVMEDGSSADVSIIGNEGMVGIAVFMGGESTPRRAVVQSAGQAYRLSATELQNEFLNHPDIRLLLLRYTQSLFAQVAQTAVCNRHHSIGQQLCRWLLLSLDRIPGNDLTMTQELIANMLGVRREGVTEAAVKLQKAGIIHYKRGHISIIDRSRLETQSCECYKVVKNETERLR from the coding sequence ATGACTCCACAAAATAATAAGCTTCTTAATGCTTTATCCACCGATGCACAACAACGCATATTTTCGCACCTTAAATTAGTGGATTTACCACGGGGAAAGGTGATCTTTGAAGCGAACGAAAAATTGCAATATGTATACTTTCCTATCAATAGTATTGTTTCCTTATTATATGTAATGGAGGATGGTTCATCAGCTGATGTTTCTATTATTGGCAACGAAGGAATGGTAGGCATAGCTGTTTTTATGGGAGGAGAAAGTACACCTAGGCGAGCAGTAGTGCAAAGTGCAGGGCAGGCATATCGGTTATCCGCAACTGAGCTACAAAACGAATTCTTAAATCACCCCGACATCCGCTTATTATTGTTACGTTACACTCAGTCTTTATTTGCCCAAGTAGCGCAAACTGCGGTCTGTAACCGTCACCATAGTATTGGCCAACAACTATGTCGCTGGTTACTTCTGTCTCTAGATCGTATACCCGGTAACGATTTAACTATGACTCAAGAACTGATTGCCAATATGCTAGGCGTCAGACGAGAAGGCGTCACAGAAGCGGCAGTTAAACTTCAAAAGGCAGGTATCATCCATTATAAACGCGGTCATATTAGTATAATCGACCGCTCACGCTTAGAAACTCAATCATGTGAATGCTATAAAGTTGTCAAAAATGAAACAGAGCGTTTACGCTAA